The Thiohalophilus sp. genome has a window encoding:
- a CDS encoding NAD-dependent epimerase/dehydratase family protein, with protein MDKQSKIVIPGAAGLVGQNLVVFLKQAGYTNLVGIDKHPHNTRMLAELHPDITVIEADLAESGPWQQHFDGADVVIMLQAQIGALTEEPFIRNNIHSTRHVIDACKQYAVPYIAHISSSVVESVANDFYTNSKKAQEQLVEECGIPHVILRPTLMFGWFDRKHLGWLSRFMQKSPIFPIPSHGRFMRQPLYVKDFCNIIISAMQQRRHNEAFNITGCEKVDYVDIIRTIKRVQGLRTWIVHIPYRLFWFLLWFYALFDRDPPFTTQQLAALVAHDEFELIPWWNIFGVEATPFDEAIRETYTDPTYSKYVLDF; from the coding sequence GTGGACAAGCAGAGCAAAATCGTCATCCCCGGCGCGGCCGGACTGGTGGGCCAGAACCTGGTCGTGTTTTTGAAGCAGGCCGGCTATACCAATCTCGTCGGCATCGACAAGCACCCGCATAACACGCGCATGCTGGCCGAGCTGCACCCGGATATTACCGTGATCGAAGCCGACCTGGCCGAAAGCGGTCCCTGGCAACAACACTTTGACGGCGCCGACGTGGTGATCATGCTGCAGGCGCAGATCGGCGCGCTCACCGAGGAGCCGTTCATTCGCAATAACATTCACTCAACCCGGCATGTCATCGACGCCTGCAAGCAATACGCCGTACCCTACATCGCGCACATCAGCTCCTCGGTGGTCGAATCGGTCGCCAATGACTTTTACACCAACAGCAAGAAGGCCCAGGAGCAGCTGGTCGAGGAATGCGGTATTCCGCACGTCATCCTGCGCCCGACATTGATGTTCGGCTGGTTCGACCGCAAGCACCTGGGCTGGCTGTCGCGCTTTATGCAAAAATCCCCGATCTTTCCCATCCCCTCGCACGGTCGCTTCATGCGTCAGCCGTTGTATGTGAAGGACTTTTGTAACATCATCATCAGTGCCATGCAGCAGCGCCGGCATAATGAGGCTTTCAACATCACCGGGTGCGAGAAAGTCGATTATGTGGATATCATCCGTACCATCAAACGGGTGCAAGGCCTGCGCACCTGGATCGTCCATATCCCGTACCGGCTGTTCTGGTTCCTGCTGTGGTTTTATGCGCTGTTCGACCGGGATCCGCCCTTTACCACCCAGCAACTGGCAGCCCTGGTCGCGCATGACGAGTTCGAGCTGATACCGTGGTGGAATATTTTCGGGGTTGAGGCCACACCGTTCGATGAAGCGATACGGGAGACCTATACCGACCCGACTTACAGTAAGTATGTACTGGATTTCTAG
- a CDS encoding SDR family oxidoreductase, whose product MKRILILGATSAIAEQTARLYADRGAQLMLAARDKDKLQRLADDLNIRGSEQVDWQTLDLNDTSEHENLLINTEKQLGGLDMVLIAYGTLGEQAAGERDFNLALEELKTNCLSVLSFLTLIANRFEAQQSGTIAVISSVAGDRGRQSNYIYGTAKGALTIFLQGLRNRLHKAGVQVLTIKPGFVDTPMTREFEKGLLWVKPQVIAAGIVRAVDRRKDVVYLPFFWRYIMLIIKLIPEFVFKRLSL is encoded by the coding sequence ATGAAAAGGATCCTGATCCTCGGGGCCACCTCGGCCATCGCCGAACAGACCGCCCGGCTGTATGCCGACCGGGGCGCGCAGCTGATGCTGGCGGCACGCGACAAAGACAAGCTCCAGCGACTGGCTGACGATCTGAATATTCGCGGTAGCGAACAGGTCGACTGGCAAACCCTCGATCTCAATGACACATCAGAACATGAAAACCTGTTAATCAATACCGAGAAACAACTCGGTGGCCTGGACATGGTACTGATCGCCTACGGCACACTTGGCGAGCAGGCGGCCGGGGAACGGGACTTCAACCTCGCGCTTGAGGAGCTGAAAACCAACTGCCTGAGTGTTCTGTCGTTCCTGACCCTGATTGCCAACCGTTTCGAGGCACAACAATCCGGCACCATCGCCGTGATTTCCTCGGTCGCCGGGGATCGCGGCCGGCAAAGCAATTATATCTATGGCACCGCCAAGGGCGCGCTGACGATCTTCCTGCAGGGGCTGCGCAATCGGTTGCACAAAGCCGGCGTGCAGGTGTTGACCATCAAGCCGGGCTTTGTCGATACGCCCATGACCCGGGAATTCGAAAAAGGGCTGTTGTGGGTCAAACCACAGGTCATCGCCGCCGGTATCGTCCGGGCCGTGGACCGGCGCAAGGACGTGGTCTATCTGCCGTTTTTCTGGCGCTATATTATGTTGATCATCAAGCTGATCCCGGAATTTGTCTTCAAGAGGCTGTCACTGTAG
- a CDS encoding FAD-binding oxidoreductase — protein sequence MSQEYSWGRYPDVEQPLYPLRWETDPWPPTTEASSVLAHGQGRSYGDVALNPDGVLLATDGLDRFIEFDTQNGVLRCEAGVTLADILNLIVPRGWFLPVTPGTKFVSIGGAIANDVHGKNHHHAGTFGCHVNQLGLRRSDGQLHECSPDKNSDLFAATIGGLGLTGLIVWAEITLKKIKSTAIEQQALRFASLEEFFTLSDESDRHWEYTVAWIDCLARGNSLGRGIFYRGNHADGRLEQPEPGDYRKTRLTLPLTLPGFLLNRATVKLFNRWYYGKPLKSEALVHFDPFFYPLDKIGHWNRLYGKRGFFQYQCVIPRDRARDALPQLLQVIADSGQGSFLSVLKQFGDVTSPGMLSFPRPGVTLALDFANRGRKTLDLLDRLDGITVANEGAVYPAKDARMSADAFQHYYPRWQTFQHHIDPAFSSRFWRRVTQQGVSL from the coding sequence ATGTCGCAAGAATATTCCTGGGGACGCTATCCCGACGTGGAGCAACCGCTTTATCCCCTGCGCTGGGAAACCGATCCCTGGCCGCCAACGACCGAGGCCTCGTCCGTGCTGGCTCACGGCCAGGGCCGCAGTTACGGCGATGTCGCCCTCAATCCCGACGGCGTTTTGCTGGCGACCGACGGCCTCGATCGCTTTATCGAGTTCGACACGCAAAACGGCGTATTGCGTTGTGAAGCCGGGGTAACACTGGCCGATATTCTCAATCTGATTGTACCCCGGGGCTGGTTTTTGCCGGTTACCCCCGGCACCAAGTTTGTCTCCATCGGCGGCGCCATCGCCAATGACGTGCATGGCAAGAACCATCACCACGCCGGCACCTTCGGTTGTCACGTCAACCAGCTCGGCCTGCGCCGCTCGGACGGGCAATTGCATGAGTGCAGCCCCGACAAAAACAGCGACCTGTTTGCCGCCACCATCGGCGGACTGGGGTTGACCGGGCTGATCGTCTGGGCCGAGATCACGCTTAAAAAGATCAAAAGCACCGCCATCGAACAACAGGCGCTGCGGTTTGCCAGCCTGGAAGAGTTTTTCACCCTGAGCGATGAATCGGACCGGCACTGGGAATATACCGTCGCCTGGATCGATTGCCTGGCCCGGGGCAACAGTCTCGGACGGGGTATTTTCTATCGCGGCAATCACGCCGACGGGCGTCTTGAACAACCCGAACCCGGGGATTATCGCAAAACCCGTCTCACACTGCCGCTCACCCTGCCGGGCTTTTTACTCAATCGCGCCACGGTAAAACTGTTCAACCGGTGGTATTACGGCAAGCCGTTGAAAAGTGAGGCGCTGGTCCATTTCGATCCTTTCTTCTATCCCCTGGATAAAATCGGCCACTGGAACCGTCTGTATGGCAAACGCGGTTTTTTCCAGTATCAATGCGTCATTCCGCGGGACAGGGCCCGCGATGCCCTGCCGCAACTGCTGCAGGTGATCGCCGACAGCGGCCAGGGATCCTTTCTCAGCGTCCTGAAACAGTTCGGCGATGTTACCTCGCCCGGTATGCTTTCCTTTCCCCGGCCCGGTGTGACGCTGGCGCTCGATTTTGCCAACCGGGGACGTAAAACGCTGGATTTGCTCGATCGGCTGGACGGGATTACCGTCGCCAACGAGGGGGCCGTCTATCCTGCCAAGGACGCGCGCATGTCCGCCGACGCCTTTCAGCATTACTATCCCCGCTGGCAAACCTTTCAACACCACATCGATCCGGCCTTCTCCTCCCGCTTCTGGCGCCGGGTCACACAACAGGGAGTATCCCTATGA
- a CDS encoding UbiA family prenyltransferase, whose amino-acid sequence MSDTTQLPLAVDMDGTLVHSDTLWEACLRLLAERPWLVVVLPFWLLGGKAAFKQRLSERVRLDPTTLPYNQPLLEFLQAEKQRGRPLWLVTASHQQSAGAVAGYIGLFDGVLASDATHNLSGAGKAARLVEQFGEKGFVYAANATVDMKVWRRAAGAIAVNAGPGLTRRAAAATELERTFPRPGAADTVKTLLRAMRLHQWSKNGLIFVPLVLSHSWEATDLVMHTLLAFVAFGCAASAIYLVNDLIDLEADRLHHEKRHRPFAAGLLPLSWGIAMIPVLLAAGFAIASTVNADFMWVLLGYLLLTVTYSLFLKPVALLDVLALTSLYTLRIIAGAQAIEVPLSYWLLAFSMFIFFSLALSKRFSELYNLKQKPEGKQTARGYHTEDLPVVSLFGVSSGYIAVLIMVLYIHDLQADNLYDQPLWLWPVAIAILYWISRIWLLAHRGVLHEDPVLFAIHDRTSYIVALLVAVCLLLAL is encoded by the coding sequence TTGAGCGACACCACCCAGTTACCCCTGGCGGTCGATATGGACGGCACGCTGGTGCACAGCGACACCCTGTGGGAAGCGTGCCTGCGGCTGCTGGCCGAGCGGCCCTGGCTGGTGGTGGTGCTGCCCTTCTGGCTGCTGGGCGGTAAAGCGGCGTTCAAGCAGCGGCTCAGCGAACGTGTCCGCCTCGATCCGACAACCCTGCCCTATAACCAGCCCCTGCTGGAATTTCTGCAGGCGGAAAAACAGCGCGGCCGCCCCCTGTGGCTGGTGACCGCCTCCCACCAGCAGAGTGCCGGGGCGGTGGCCGGCTATATCGGCCTGTTCGACGGCGTGCTGGCCAGCGATGCGACACATAACCTCTCCGGCGCGGGGAAAGCCGCCCGACTGGTCGAACAGTTCGGCGAAAAGGGGTTTGTCTATGCCGCCAATGCGACGGTCGACATGAAAGTCTGGCGCCGGGCGGCGGGCGCCATCGCGGTCAACGCCGGTCCGGGGCTGACCCGTCGGGCGGCGGCGGCGACCGAGCTGGAACGCACCTTTCCCCGGCCGGGCGCCGCCGATACCGTCAAGACGCTGTTGCGGGCCATGCGCCTGCACCAGTGGAGCAAGAACGGGCTGATCTTCGTGCCCCTGGTGCTCTCCCACAGCTGGGAAGCGACGGACCTGGTGATGCATACCCTGCTGGCCTTTGTCGCCTTCGGCTGTGCCGCCTCGGCCATCTACCTGGTCAATGACCTGATCGATCTGGAGGCCGACCGGCTGCATCACGAAAAACGTCACCGGCCCTTTGCGGCCGGACTGTTACCCCTCTCCTGGGGTATCGCCATGATTCCGGTGTTGCTGGCGGCGGGCTTTGCCATTGCCAGCACGGTCAACGCTGATTTCATGTGGGTGCTGCTGGGCTACCTGCTGCTAACCGTTACTTACTCCCTGTTTCTCAAGCCGGTGGCCTTGCTGGATGTGCTGGCGCTGACCAGCCTGTATACCCTGCGGATTATTGCCGGCGCCCAGGCCATCGAGGTACCGCTCTCCTACTGGTTGCTGGCCTTTTCCATGTTTATCTTTTTCAGCCTGGCATTGAGCAAACGCTTTTCCGAGCTGTACAACCTCAAACAGAAACCGGAAGGCAAGCAGACCGCGCGTGGCTACCATACCGAAGATCTGCCCGTCGTCAGTCTGTTCGGTGTCAGCAGCGGTTATATCGCGGTACTTATCATGGTGCTGTATATCCACGATCTGCAGGCCGACAATCTGTATGATCAACCGTTATGGCTGTGGCCGGTGGCCATCGCGATACTCTACTGGATCAGCCGCATCTGGCTGCTCGCCCATCGCGGTGTGTTGCACGAAGATCCGGTACTGTTTGCCATTCATGATCGCACCAGCTATATCGTGGCCCTGCTGGTCGCCGTCTGTCTGTTACTGGCGCTCTAG
- a CDS encoding rhodanese-like domain-containing protein yields MENQLRDDSGLLIDARLPSWHQKGTIPGSINIPFTVFEKSDLDPELISTFKRLGVTERQSKPGLVEKLLAAGEVNETWDFSNAKELILWCNGPWCGQSPRAIRGLLDHGYPPEKINYYRDGMQMWQILGLLTVQ; encoded by the coding sequence ATGGAAAACCAGTTACGCGATGACAGCGGCCTGCTGATCGATGCCCGGCTCCCCTCGTGGCACCAGAAGGGAACCATCCCCGGCTCCATCAACATCCCCTTTACCGTTTTCGAAAAATCAGATCTCGATCCGGAACTGATCAGTACGTTTAAACGGCTTGGGGTCACAGAACGCCAGAGCAAACCCGGCCTGGTTGAAAAGCTGCTCGCCGCTGGTGAAGTCAATGAAACCTGGGATTTCAGCAACGCCAAGGAGTTAATCCTGTGGTGCAACGGCCCCTGGTGCGGACAATCGCCGCGCGCCATCCGGGGCCTGCTGGACCACGGTTATCCGCCGGAGAAAATCAATTATTATCGCGACGGGATGCAGATGTGGCAGATACTGGGGCTGCTCACCGTCCAGTGA
- a CDS encoding 5-(carboxyamino)imidazole ribonucleotide synthase, translating into MLLPGATLGMLGGGQLGRMFTIAARNMGYEVVVLDPDPDSPAGMLASDHVCADYLDTTALQYLSETCDAITTEFENVPAESLEYLAEHCDVRPGARAVTLTQDRISEKTFLHDNGFATAPFAVIREPADLDAAARAVPTPAILKIARFGYDGKGQYPVASGEELADAWQELGNNPCVLEQRVDLDLEISVVVARGIDGETRCYPVAENVHRHGILDVSLVPARIDTDLEQQVLQAATAIAGTLDYVGVLAVEFFVSHGELLVNEIAPRPHNSGHYTLDATLTSQFEQQVRAVCGLPLGDPRLLSPVVMINLLGDLWQGQTPPDWRPLFARANAKLHLYGKREARVGRKMGHYNVLAPTLDEALQTAQAIQQQLARAEVTRDE; encoded by the coding sequence ATGCTGTTACCCGGTGCGACTCTCGGCATGCTCGGTGGCGGCCAGCTGGGCCGCATGTTCACCATCGCCGCGCGCAACATGGGCTACGAGGTGGTCGTGCTGGACCCCGATCCCGACAGCCCGGCCGGCATGCTGGCAAGCGACCATGTCTGTGCCGATTATCTCGATACCACCGCGCTGCAGTATCTGAGCGAGACCTGTGACGCCATCACCACCGAATTCGAAAACGTCCCTGCCGAAAGTCTGGAATATCTGGCCGAGCATTGCGATGTCCGCCCCGGCGCCCGCGCCGTGACCCTGACCCAGGATCGGATCAGCGAAAAAACCTTTTTGCACGATAACGGCTTTGCCACCGCGCCCTTTGCGGTGATCCGGGAGCCCGCCGATCTCGACGCGGCGGCCCGCGCCGTCCCCACCCCGGCCATTTTGAAAATTGCCCGCTTCGGCTACGACGGCAAGGGGCAATACCCGGTCGCCTCGGGCGAGGAGCTGGCCGACGCCTGGCAGGAGCTGGGCAACAACCCCTGCGTGCTGGAACAGCGGGTCGATCTCGATCTGGAAATCTCGGTGGTGGTGGCGCGCGGCATCGATGGCGAAACCCGTTGCTATCCGGTGGCCGAGAACGTTCACCGCCACGGCATTCTGGATGTCAGCCTGGTGCCGGCGCGCATCGACACCGACCTGGAACAACAGGTGCTGCAGGCGGCCACCGCCATCGCCGGGACGCTGGATTATGTTGGCGTGCTGGCCGTGGAGTTCTTTGTCTCCCATGGCGAGCTGCTGGTCAATGAAATTGCCCCGCGCCCGCACAACAGCGGCCACTATACCCTGGATGCGACACTCACTTCACAGTTCGAACAGCAGGTACGGGCGGTCTGCGGCCTGCCGCTGGGCGATCCCCGTCTGCTCTCCCCGGTAGTGATGATCAACCTGCTCGGGGATCTGTGGCAGGGTCAGACCCCGCCGGACTGGCGCCCGCTGTTTGCCCGGGCCAACGCCAAGCTGCATCTGTACGGCAAGCGTGAAGCGCGCGTCGGGCGCAAGATGGGCCATTACAACGTGCTGGCGCCCACCCTGGATGAAGCGCTGCAGACCGCGCAGGCGATCCAGCAACAACTCGCCCGCGCAGAAGTAACGCGGGACGAGTAA
- the purE gene encoding 5-(carboxyamino)imidazole ribonucleotide mutase, with amino-acid sequence MKKPVVGVVMGSNSDWKVMSQAVEVLKEFGIPHETKVVSAHRTPDLLYEYAEQAAERGLQCIIAGAGGAAHLPGMLAAKTIVPVLGVPVTSRALKGLDSLLSIVQMPKGIPVATFAIGEAGAANAGLFAVSLLARQEDKYARKLETFRKKQRTRVRAMKLPKV; translated from the coding sequence ATGAAAAAACCCGTCGTCGGCGTCGTCATGGGCAGCAACAGTGACTGGAAAGTCATGAGCCAGGCCGTTGAGGTGCTGAAAGAATTCGGTATTCCGCACGAGACCAAAGTGGTCTCGGCGCACCGCACGCCGGACCTGTTATATGAGTATGCCGAACAGGCCGCCGAACGGGGGCTGCAGTGCATCATCGCCGGCGCCGGGGGCGCGGCCCACCTGCCGGGCATGCTGGCGGCCAAGACCATCGTGCCGGTGCTGGGCGTGCCGGTCACCTCGCGGGCCCTGAAGGGGCTCGACTCACTGCTCTCCATCGTACAGATGCCCAAAGGGATTCCGGTGGCCACCTTCGCCATCGGCGAGGCGGGCGCGGCCAATGCCGGGCTGTTTGCGGTCTCCCTGCTGGCCCGTCAGGAGGACAAATACGCCCGCAAGCTGGAAACTTTCCGCAAGAAGCAGCGCACCAGGGTGCGCGCCATGAAACTGCCGAAGGTCTAA